Proteins from a genomic interval of Paucidesulfovibrio longus DSM 6739:
- a CDS encoding ERF family protein: MQVQSFHSPEITNLAKAMLQVQQALPHAQKDRENPFTKSRYATLNSVMDTCREALLVQGVWVAQYPVPAETGHLGLVTKLVHAESGEWQSSMMVMPLPKADPQGYGSALTYARRYALSTLVGLVTEQDDDAQGAMPQKAQSKPAAPLQALPRLDGVQYQSVAAQDGRECITATGDTRNKREMLKQAGFRWDPERKVWWRYATNAA, translated from the coding sequence TCCAGGTCCAGCAAGCGCTTCCGCATGCGCAGAAGGACCGGGAGAATCCGTTCACCAAAAGCCGCTACGCAACCCTGAATTCCGTCATGGACACCTGCCGCGAGGCGCTGCTTGTGCAGGGCGTGTGGGTGGCGCAATACCCTGTTCCGGCGGAGACCGGGCATCTCGGTCTCGTGACCAAGCTGGTCCATGCGGAGTCTGGTGAATGGCAGTCGTCCATGATGGTCATGCCGCTGCCCAAGGCCGATCCGCAAGGCTACGGCTCCGCCCTGACCTATGCGAGGCGCTATGCGCTTTCGACCCTAGTGGGGCTGGTGACGGAACAGGACGACGACGCGCAGGGGGCCATGCCCCAAAAGGCGCAGTCCAAGCCAGCCGCGCCGTTGCAGGCCCTGCCGCGACTCGACGGTGTCCAGTACCAGAGCGTTGCGGCCCAGGACGGGCGGGAGTGCATCACGGCCACGGGAGACACCCGCAACAAGCGCGAAATGCTCAAACAGGCGGGCTTCCGCTGGGATCCGGAACGCAAGGTCTGGTGGCGGTATGCGACTAATGCGGCCTGA